One Megachile rotundata isolate GNS110a chromosome 5, iyMegRotu1, whole genome shotgun sequence genomic region harbors:
- the LOC100875118 gene encoding MIT domain-containing protein 1-like gives MENAAASILKRAVEKDNSKQYTMALVLYQEGVQILLDSMKETRDSARQKHFATKASEYLDRAEKIKSLIEKEKAAGTYRELIKIENGSIGHGYGTVFGRFLDATVTYIHIEDPYIRAFHQCQNLVRLCELAVKKCHALSKISLVTTVDVDDRKNQKARLEELKQSLMSHLISFEFQFSDTLHDRQILFSNGWIVKIGRGLDYFKAPDGKFVLGACDLELRPCLETIIDIFHKQHLKTDIT, from the exons ATGGAGAATGCTGCTGCTTCAATTTTAAAACGAGCAGTTGAGAAGGACAATAGTAAACAGTACACAATGGCTTTGGTATTGTATCAAGAAGGTGTGCAAATACTACTGGATTCTATGAAAG AGACAAGGGATTCGGCTAGGCAGAAACATTTTGCTACCAAGGCATCAGAGTATCTAGACAGAGCAGAAAAAATAAAGAGTTTAATTGAAAAAGAGAAGGCTGCTGGAACTTACagggaattaattaaaattgaaaatggtaGTATAGGACATGGTTATGGAACTGTCTTTGGTAGATTTTTAGATGCGACAgttacatatattcatattgAAGACCCATACATAAGAGCATTTCATCAG TGCCAGAATTTGGTAAGATTATGTGAATTGGCAGTCAAGAAATGCCATGCATTATCCAAAATATCTTTGGTTACAACTGTGGATGTAGATGATAGAAAGAATCAAAAAGCTAGATTAGAAGAGTTGAAACAAAGTTTAATGTCACATCTTATTTCctttgaatttcaattttcggATACTTTACACGACCGACAGATATT ATTCAGTAATGGTTGGATAGTCAAAATAGGTCGTGGATTGGACTATTTTAAAGCACCTGATGGAAAGTTTGTGCTGGGTGCTTGTGATCTTGAATTAAGACCATGCTTAGAAACAATTATAGACATATTTCATAAACAACATTTAAAAACTGATATCACataa